The sequence AGATTAGTATTGACCATAGTGCAACTGATATTGACAACTAATACAATTTGCAAATATTGGCCATCTCAGATTAGTGTTCAGATTATTGCATCTCAGAATATTGTGACAACTAATATTGAGTCTTGTTGTATCTTGAAAAATAGTATATAGTGACTTTGGTGCAACTCATTACATAGTGCATTGGTGCAACTCATTACATAGTGCATTTGTTCAAACTGCTATTGACCATTTCATAGTGCAACTGCATTTGGTGCAACTCGGATACAAATTTCATTTGACCAACACAATAAGCATGCAACAGATCCAGTTGACCAACACTAAAAACTTGCAAATTTCATTTGACAAACGTTGACCAACACTAAAAACTTACATATTATAGTTTACCAACACTATTAACCTATCAATTACAGTTGACCAACGTTGACCAACACTGAAAACATGTAAATTACAGTTGACCAACACTATTAACCTATCAATTACAGTTGACCAACGTTGACCAACACTGAAAACATGTAAATTATAGATGACCAACATTGACCAACACTCAAACAATGCAATTGACCAACAGACTTAAAAATTCCATTGCAATTCACCAACAAATTAAAGCATTGCAATTCATCAACTACATTCAATTCATCAAGTACTTGAAAAACAGATAACAATTCAAAATGATAGAAACAAATGAAAATACTTAAAGGCTTCAATAGACCCTAATCAATTACTTGACTTGCAACACCTTGACTTGCAACACCATGACTTGCAACACCTTGACTTGTACTTGCAGCTCCTTTTCCTTTACTTGCAACTGCTTTTCCTTTACTTGAACCTGCTTTTCTTTTACTTGCACCTTCTTTTCCACAACCCCTTGAATTATGTTCCATCACACCATACTTTTTACATGTTTTACTTTTCCATGTACTTCTATTACAGTAGTAGTGTTTGGATTTATTTTCTGCAACTCCAAGCAATAAAGTCTTGAATATTGTTTCACGTTGTCACCAATAATTACTTTCTTAGCCTTTGACATGGCCCTATATGCAGCCATCGTTTTCACCCCCAATTCATATTTTGTGGTCATGATTTCTTAAATTGCACATGCCTTAAGATCTGGATCAGCTACTAGGATTTCACCAATTTGTTTGGATATAAAGCAGATGATAATTGTTTAAGTTTCCTCTTTTGTTGACAAGTATGTTCTTCATGTAAGGTCTTGACAATCAATGTGTCATGATTTTTACCCTTTGAAGCATGTAAAGTCCAAGGGCAAATAGCCTGGCCGTTGTTGTCTACTACCATTCCAAAACGTCTAACTCTTACTCTCATCAAATCATTCTTCACTGGTTTCAAATCCCTTCTTGTTTCAATTGCATGTAGTCTTACCCTATCTTTAATTTCTTTTGTAGTTGAAAATTCTTGCCCAACATAAAATTTGTGATAACACACTTTCACTATTTCATCTTCATTAATTGATCTTATGTCTTTCAACCTCAACTTTCTTTCGATATCCACTTTGTCACGCTCATTTCCACAATCAAAATCATCAAAGTCCACACCTTCTGCTTCAGCATTTACATCATCAGTATCAATTACTTTGAGTGGTTTTAACTCTAGATCATTAAtctcatcatcataatcttatcCATCATCTTCACTACCATCTTCACTACCATCTTCACATAACTTTAAACCCTTACTAACAGTTTCACTTATTGCAAACTCGATatcaatttcatcaatcaaacttcctctTCCTATACATGTAAACCCATGTTCAACATACACATCAATACATTGATACTTAGGAATGTAACTTAACATCTTAACAACATCATGTTCATGTTCTGTAACTAAAGGACACAATCCATTATCCAAATCAATGCAAGGTATTCTAAAATGATAATACATAGCTTCACCACCAGAAAAACCAATCTCCTTTATAATTGCATTTAAGTTGTCCATAGAAAAAGTAAAACATTCAACAAAATCAAATGGATTCAACATTCCACCAACATATTGTCTTTTAGGGTTACAGATGAATTGACCATGATGATGTACATTGATGGCAAAAAGTTCTTTATAGGTATCTGAAAcagaataaaagaaaaaaaaacaagatGAATCAATGTAACAGTAACCTTTAAACCAAAGAATATTTATCAAACAATAATTTCAAACAGATAATTTCGAATAGAAACTAACCATAGACATCATGATAATCGTAATCACAGACATCGGGTCTCTTAAACCAACCATCATTATCTGCCATGGATGATGTATGCTGTAGACAGGATCGACTGAGTTGTGTATGGAAGGTGAACGTACGAATATTAATGAAACAGTATATACATACAATCTGATCGAATATGAAAGGGTTTTTTCAAATCACGTGACTATCACATGGTATGCAACTAACGGGACATTCTTAACAGACGTTTACCAAGGGATTAAATTGGGACCTTATTTACCTATTAAGGACGATTTGAGCACATTTGTTAATACAGTTTGTTAATACAGGGATGATATGGGCAGAAATATAAAAACACAGGGATGATTAGGGTTTTTTTGTCTAAAAATTAAATGGTGTACAAACTCTTAATGTACAAGATtttgaatttatatttatttactgcagTTGATGAATTGATGATCTGACTGAGATAAAAATCGACGATATGAAGTTTTTAACATGGAAACGGAGAAGTAGAGAAAAAATAGTAATGGTAGAGAAGTACTTCAGTAAATGTTACTGCATCATTTCATACCAGCATTGTTGAACCTCGAAATAAATATATCAATTGGTAAAAAAATCATGCAACTCATCAATCAGTCTAAATATCTCAAAGATAACATTAGAATAGCCAAACTGAATCCCATTGAAGAACAAGTTCCGGGTCTGATCATTTAATCATGCAAAGTTCCCAAAATGTCCTCATCCCTAAATAGATGATACCTGCATAAAACAAGGATGTAACTCTCAGAGTAGATATTGTCAAGTTGAAGAACTTCAAAAACACTTGCACCAATAAGTAATCACTATTAATAACTTAATAGAATAGAGATTATTTTACAGCTACTAGTTACATGTATATCAGATTGAATCTAGGATATTTGTAATAATTAAAAATAGCCTTACTGTTTTTCACCAAGCTTAACTTCAGTACCACCATATTCCGGCAACAAAACGGTATCACCTTCTTTTACACCAATCGGAATTGTATTACCGGATTTATCACGAGTTCCTGGTCCCACAGCAATAACTTTACCAGAATTCAACTGCATATTTATACAATCAATCAATGATAAATTTACATACATAATACATAACCAAATAATGCTGCAAAAAGTGAATTAACTATAAATTATTGAAGTTACCTTGGAGGATTTCTCAGGTAGGAGAATACCAGCCGTGGTTTTAGACGGAGGGACGATTTTCTCCACCAATACTCTGTTGAGACATGGAATTAAACGTTTCGCCATTGCTTAAGGAACAAACGATCGTCTTTTAATACCGATCTGATTTAAGATAGTAGAAAAGCAATTACGATCAACGTTTGGAGATGAAGAGCATATAATTAAATCAACAAAATCAGACACACTAGTTGGTAGTGAAAGTGAGGAAGACAAATAGAGAAAACACAGTGTGAACAGTAACAAATATACAATAAGAATTAACTCATTCAAATAATCCATTATTAACATTTACAATGACATTCAAGGTTACTTTTGACTATTTTCTGTACTTGTCTAAAATTTCACATATAGCACCAACCAACATTAATTAATCTAATATGTCCTTAGTCAGAATGCCTCTTTCATATGACCTAAAACTCGCACCAAAATCAAATTAGCACGTAGCAACAAACTAAGACATTTTATCGAACAGCTGGAGTGCATATCAAATAGAACCAAAAACAACAAATAAACATGATAATTAAACCCCAAAGTTATACTTAAAGCTCCAGATATACGTATATATAATGATATTGAAAGTTACAAACATGATACAAAATCAGACGCACCAATTAGTAGTGAAAACGAATATAAAACAGAGAAAACAAAACGTGAACAGTAACAAATATAAAATGAGGATTAACTCATCATTTAAGATTTAAAATACTGACACGTATAGATAAACTTACATGAATGAAAACGAGTGATTTGAAGCTGCAAAGAATCGCCGTTGATGAAATTTTGAAATAAGTGATCGATCTTCTTAAGAAGTTGGTGTAATTAATTCGTAAGTGAATTTTTGGCCCCTTTATTTTTACTTAATGGCACTTTAGTACCTTCACGTTGAGAGATAAATAGGAGCAAAACGGAAATTGCTCAAAACACCCCTAAATCCCAAAGTGTAAAATAATATGCCATTAAATTTTTATAATTGCAAAAATACCTCCATATCACGCACCGTGTTTGATGTGGGGTGCGAGTTCCCTGTAACCTTAGACAAAATGAATAAACGACCAAACACGATGCACTGTGCTTGGTGTTTGGTGTGAGCTGCGTGTAACGTTGGATGATGTCATAGAAATGATCAACAACCAAGCACTGAGCACCATACACCACGCATCGTGCTTGATGCTTGGTGTGAGTTACGTGTAACCTTGGACAATGTCTAAGAAATGATCAACAACCACGCACCACACATTGTGCTTGGTGCGAGTTGCATGTAACCTTGAACGATGTCGTAGAAATGAATTACCGACCAAGCAACACGCACTGTGCTTGATGCGTGGTCAGggatttttttttttgcaatttcGTGATTCTAGGGATATATTGTTAAATACTTTGAAATGTAAAGGTATCTTTATTGATTTCTTAATAAAAGAGATATGATGTTTAGCCCAGTAACTTCCGGGCTTTCTAAGCACAATTTGGGCTACAAGTATATGAAACGGtcattttaaaaataatactactgAAAATGTTGAAATCTTGTTCCCTGCTCCGATCTTGACAAAGACATGAACGATAATCATTTAATCAACctaataaacatattttttttttttcaaaataagtGACATAAATTATTTAAATTTCAAGTCAACCAACGTCTCTTATGACCAATACTCTTGGATATATGACCCACTCAGttattgtttgtttgtttgttttcatCCTCAGTTTCTTGTCTTGTAAGTTGATTATTGGTGTTGTCTCTTTTTATGTTTATATGATTAGAATATGTTAGCTGTTTGTATAAAATAAACACATAAGAAAAAACAGAAAGAATCATTAGTCTTTTACAAGTCCTTGGAAGAACCTGTTACACTGTGAAACCCGTCAATTATTATTCATTATCTAATCGATATTTATAGGGTACATAGTAACCCTAATCTCTAATTAAACCTAATGGTCCCAAGCCCACGTATTGGACTTGGGCCAAATCTAATTTCTCTAACACTTCCTTGCAGTCCGAGCGGTGAAATCAAGAAAGCTCGGACTGGAAGAAAAAATGCTAATATTGAAAAAAAAACGCTAACAAATAATCATAAGTAACTCTTTTTTTCTTATTTGGCGCATTAAATAAACTGATATCGTTTACAAAGTTCAGATTTCTTGACTTATTTTCCatagcgttttttttttctttttacattGTGAAATCCGTCAATTATTATTCATTATCAAATCGATATTTATAGAGTACATATTAATCCTAATCTCTAATTAACCCTAATGGACCCAAGCCCACGTATTATACTTCGGCATAATCTAATATCTCTAACAGAACCATGTTGCCCTGAAAGGTGTGATGCTCGGTCAACAAAAGCATAGATGCTCACAAAACCATCAGGAGAAGAAGAACCATCACCTATTAGCTAGAGGAAACTATCTTATCCGAACAAAACATAACGAATTCAAAAACACCCCAAAACATACCTTATTCGCAAGGACCTTCCGAAAAGTCAAATAATTAACCAATTAAGCATTACAAATCGGTTCCTTATCCAGTACAAAACACTTGACTTCCACTAAGAATCAACATCAGTAAAGGAAAGATCATCGAGGTATACGTTGAAATCAGGAGCAATTTTACCTGTAAGATAGGTAGACCGAGGTCCGAAATGGAATTGAGACCGAATGAGCCTACCTACAAAATGGTTTTACGAAAAGAAGTCGAACCATTTAACGAACTAATCGTTGCACCAACAAACTGGCTTGGATCGAACATGACAAAGGCGTATTTGCGGTCCGACCAACATTTAGCATCACCAACAAAGCCGAACTTACCGAAAAGGTCGATCAAACATTCACGAGAATGATTGGGATTTAACCTACCAGCAAAGATAGAGACATCTACAGGAGAATCATTCTTCAGCTGCTGAGACTGTCTAAAGAAAGTCTCATGCTTGCCAGACTATCTGTGTTTTCCAGATATTTGAAGAAAACCAGATTTCCTATTTACGTGGGCATGTTATTGAAAGAGTCTACGACTGGAAGTGCGTTTACAAAGTCAAATTATGAATATAATAAAGATTGTGGATGCATTCAAGTATAGTTAATGAGATCACACATATGATGGGATTGTACCATGATTTCGGGAATAAGAAATTATCATCTATTGTAATTTAGTCTTTGCAGTGTAAATAGATTAGTCTAGACACAATATTTAATAGCTCATTCCTTGCTATACGATTGTAAttgtatcttcttcttcttcttcttcttcttcttcttcttcttcttcttcttcttcttcttcttctgatcgGTGATATcaacatcgaatgctctcatttgtcacccacccACGGGTTAGGAGGAAACCAATTTGCGaaaatgttggcagtaccatcgaagggtgggaaacccccccccccccccccccccaatcctTTTCCAgatcgcattgatgttggcagtaccatcaaatGTTGGAAACTCTCTGCTTGGATTGAGAATCGAACCTGGGTTGACAATACCCCAAGTTTAATCTCACCCCCATACCACTCAAGTCAAACTTCGATGGTTTGTAATTGTATCTTCTGTATTCAAATATTATAATACATACGATTATTGATATATCATTTGTTCAATTTTTATTTTCGCATTTGTTATTGTTCAAATATTATAATTAAGCATTATAATCTTAATTAAATTGATTCTAAGTTAACTGATCAACCCTTGAGACTCAATAGCTCATATTCTGTCCATCCTTCATTTTCTTCAACTATACATTCAAATTCAAATATAAAGCAAAagaatatgataaaaaaaaacgaaagtaaaaataataaaaacgttCATGTGAAGATAGTGCATTAGAACAACATGAGAAATGTTATTTGGAACGTCGAGAGTGGAAGAACGTCGTCCATCGATGTTCGAATAACATTCCAAAGCTGGAACGATGCCCATTTCGTATCATCGAGCCTGGTAGTGACACTTGTGAGAGGGAGTCGATTTCTTTTTGCAGTGTAACTCATAAAATCCCACCGAAATGGTTACGTTTACATAAACCTATCACTATCTGCTTTAATACCATGTTTTaaatcataactttcaaaccgaacaccaagtattatccaattactacTATTAAAAAccatcctcacatatctcctccgaCGGTAGCATAGTAAAACCGTTGTGACGCATGTCTCgaccgttttttacaacactgatctCAATGATGTTTTTTTGTCAACCATTTGGGAATGGAGCATTAATAAGATACATAAAATCCAACTTGTTTACATGCATCTCTAACATTAGTATCATGTTGTCATAAAATAAACATATAAAGGACTAAAGGAGAAACAACACCGTTTTCATGTCTATCTTTCGATCTCACCTGTACTGTAACGGACTTGGTTGATTTAAATGTTGTTAGTAGCGTATCCGAATCTCCATCGTTTCATAGTTATGCAATTCACTAGAACTCGGAAGGTGAAACAAAAAACGCAATAACAATAAGACCATTTCTAATGGTGATTGTGACGTCACGGGCAGTTAGTGCACATTTTATCCTAAAAGTGCAATCTGACTGTGACATGACAATATCAGTTTCTGACATTTTTTAACCGTGGTGTCagttttttgtgtcaaatattggGTAAGGTAATGTGGTAAAATCTAATTGGAAATTGAGTGGAAAAAGTAAATTAATtatagaaaatatatatttattaaatcagaaaaatcagTGATTGATTGAAAAAAGTGACGATTTTTGTTTTTTGCGTCACAAGTTCAACTGACGCAACTGAATGACGACCCGTTAAATTCTGTCAGTTCTCACCAGTTTTGTCCATTTAATCTAACGGATAAAAGTAGTACATGGTTATATATGGTCTAAGAATGCACAAACATGTTATTGAAGTGTACATGTTTGATCATCTTTGTTTCCTATTTCAATTTTCAAGTAACAAATTCATTGCTCTGTTGTCATTTCATTAAGCAACTCTGTCTTTTAAATGCATATGTTACCATCAACCAACTGATATTGACGTACTCAAATAAATGATTAGGCCCACCATTATACATAGTATAAGTTTAGAATAACAAGATGGACTAAGGGTGTGCTTTAGTgtttttaatgttaaaaataatcatAAGCATACCCTAAAGCAGTTCACTTCAATTTTTTTATAAAGTACTTACAATCCTTGATAGCACTTGATATATGTGTTTAGTTAACTTCACAAAATGCAAATTTAGGAGATATTTCTTATGAAGTCCTGAATAAGACAGCCAACAGATGCATGAGACGAACCGCCCTCTGCCACTGCTGATCTGCTCTTGTCGCTCATCGCTTTCACTTTCGTTCGCATCTCACTATCCGTCATCAACCGGCTTATCCCACTCTCTATCTCGTCAGCTGTAACTACGACATTACCATTAATATCGGACAAATTTTTTTTATAATCTAACTTAATCTCCACAGCTAATCCTAATTCCACCACCATTTGAAATGCATTAACTTGTTGCTCAGCGTACATCGGCCATGTTGCCATTGGTACCCCGAACCACAAACTCTCTAACAACGAGTTCCACCCACAATGAGTCACAAACCCACCTACCGCACTATGTGCCAACACCGCCACCTGTGGGGCCCACCCGATAACTTTCCCTATTCCCTCGGTTCGCTCCAAAAATCCTTCTGGCAATACCACTCCCGGATCCTCGTAATCACCAGGGACTTTCGATGTTTCATCTGATGGCGGTCGACGTAGGGACCACAAGAAACGACAACCACTCTGCTCTAAAGCACGCGCAATCTCCTTCACTTGGGGTTCGTTAAAACATCCCATACTCCCAAAACACAAGAACACCACTGAGGAAGGTGGTTGAGTGTCCAACCACTTGATGATGTCATCATCGACCTGCTTCCTCGCTCCAGACTCACCTTTGAGAGAAATTATGGGTCCTACCGGATAGACCGGCGGGATGCTGATGTCAGATGACAACGACTCAATAGCATATGTTTCAAGTTCAAAGTATGTATTAACCATAATCGCTTTAACCTTTTTCAAATTCCGAGCAGAAGACATAACAAAATCGAGCCCTTCTTTAATCTGAAGAACCGAAGGGAAGACTTTTGTTGGCATCGGTTTGATAAAACTCGGAACCGATATCTCAGTGTCAGAGTGGCTTAGCTCGAAAACATCTTTGCTCTGATCATCGTTTAGTGTCTGAACATATAATTTGAATCCAAGAAAAGCAGCACTAGAAGTAAAGAACACAAAAGTTGGAACGTTAAACTCATTAGCCACATCAATCATACTGGTGCAAAACATATCGATGACGAACCCAGCAACCCGACCCGGACCCGGTTGACTCATCATGTCAGCCACTACTTTTCTTACATGTTTGCAGTGACTGCTGATGTAATCACTGAAAAATGTCATGGGAGATTTCGGGTCACGTGGTGGCCCGATTTCGTCTTGAGGGAGTTCAACGAAGGATATACGGGTCAGAGTGTTGGTAGCTAATGATTCTATGTAGGTTGTTATAGCTGAGTCAGAACCCGATTTGAAAGGCATAATGATAAGGACGGTTATTGAGAGACGTTGATCTCGGTTGACCAGTAGTTTTGCGACCTCCACGGTTGACACGATATGGCCAACGCCAGGGGCAGGGATGAATACGAGCTCTGCAATTGTATTCGCCATTTCGTTTTGGTTCATGAATGGCTTGTTTGAAGTGCCTTTACGTTTATGTTTTTAAGTTGTATACCTTATAGATAATATCAGCTCAGCTGATGTCATTTCATTGCTGGCAGTAGTAAAACTTAGCACGTTAAATTTTATGTCCACACAGACCATTTATTTAGTTTTCTGAGACCTAAATTGTCAATCTATAAACAATTAAAGTAATTGGGACCCATTTTTCGTGATTGGTGGACCGCATTTAATCTCACACcagatttatttaatttattatttcaaaaaaaaaaaaatattatgcttCCACCACTAAAGTTTTACCATTCACCACTAACATATTATATTTGACTATATTACCCTTACTATCCTAATTTAAATTTTCTTTTCAATTGCCCTAATGTAAAACCCCTTTTCGCATACAACGGCTGCTGCTACCCAATCTCTCAAATTCTTCATCTTCGATCATATATCATATGtatcatataaataatatataaatttaaataatgGAATCACATGTCCTGTTTAACCTCTCATATATTGCTAATTTATGATCCACTCGTATCGGTTGAATGGTAAAAAAATTTGGGGGGCTCCTGTATTGTCTGATGTAAGTATTGGGTGGAGAAAGTTATTAACTATTCGGGATACGATACGTCCATATGTTATTTACCAAGTTGGTGATGGGAATTCAGTGTCTGCTTGGCATGATAATTGGTCAGATTATGGGCCTATTGAGATTTCTCATCGTGATATTCATTCTTGTGGGCTTGATCACAACTGCACTGTTCGTGAGTTAATTAATAAGTGTGATGGGAAATGTCCTCCTGAATGGTTGTCTCGTTACCCAGGTTTAAATAATATCCAGATGCCCATTCTTGTGCCTCGTCCAGATGCTCTCAAATGGCGAGATTGGGATGGCAACTTGACTGATTTTTCTGTTTGTGGAGTGTGGAATTCTATTCGTGATAGATCGCCCAAGGTGCCATGGTTCCCGGTTGTGTGGTTTACCCATTGTATTCCTAGACACTCATTTATGTTGTGGTTAGCTATGGGCGAAAATTTAAAAACTCAAGACAAGCTTCGTCAATGGGAGATGACTCATGGTGATCCGTTGGTTTGCTCTCTTTGCGAGGTGGAACCTGAttctcataatcatttatttttctCTTGTCCATTCTCGGCTAAGGTGTGGGATGTGATGAGAAGCCATATCGAATATGATATTACAGGTTCTTGCTGGAAAGACTTTTTGGTTGCTATATTACCAACTGCTACAAGAAATTCAGCGAAATGTATCGTAGCGAAATTGTTATTTTCAGCGGCTATTTACTTCATTTGGCAAGAGCGGAATTGTAGATTTTTCAGAAGTGGAAAACGGAATCATGAAAAGGTGGTTAAAGTGATTATGTCGACTGTGAGGTTGAAGCTTCTATCGATCAAGTGGAAGGACACCGATCAAGCAAAGCATATGAAAGACAAGTGGAAGATCCCATAATTTTGGTTGTTTTGTTTTGCTTTTTGTAGTGATGTTATAGTTGTTTTGGTTTTGGGTGTTGGCTTTGGCCAGGCTGTTAGTTTAGTGTGATGTTGCTAAACTGTTTTGTGCTTTTCATTTGTTGCTTTATAAAATTTCACCGGGTAAATATTTAccctttaccaaaaaaaaaaaaaaaaaaaaaaaatattgctaATTTATTTTTATTCGTACTTATCTACTAGTTATTGCTAATTTTAATAAATCTTTTGCATAGTTTTCTATTTGTAATTTTATTCAACTTCAATTCTTCTAACAAAATATGTTTATAAGGTATT comes from Rutidosis leptorrhynchoides isolate AG116_Rl617_1_P2 chromosome 4, CSIRO_AGI_Rlap_v1, whole genome shotgun sequence and encodes:
- the LOC139839804 gene encoding anthocyanidin 3-O-glucosyltransferase 2-like, whose product is MNQNEMANTIAELVFIPAPGVGHIVSTVEVAKLLVNRDQRLSITVLIIMPFKSGSDSAITTYIESLATNTLTRISFVELPQDEIGPPRDPKSPMTFFSDYISSHCKHVRKVVADMMSQPGPGRVAGFVIDMFCTSMIDVANEFNVPTFVFFTSSAAFLGFKLYVQTLNDDQSKDVFELSHSDTEISVPSFIKPMPTKVFPSVLQIKEGLDFVMSSARNLKKVKAIMVNTYFELETYAIESLSSDISIPPVYPVGPIISLKGESGARKQVDDDIIKWLDTQPPSSVVFLCFGSMGCFNEPQVKEIARALEQSGCRFLWSLRRPPSDETSKVPGDYEDPGVVLPEGFLERTEGIGKVIGWAPQVAVLAHSAVGGFVTHCGWNSLLESLWFGVPMATWPMYAEQQVNAFQMVVELGLAVEIKLDYKKNLSDINGNVVVTADEIESGISRLMTDSEMRTKVKAMSDKSRSAVAEGGSSHASVGCLIQDFIRNIS
- the LOC139903976 gene encoding uncharacterized protein — its product is MADNDGWFKRPDVCDYDYHDVYDTYKELFAINVHHHGQFICNPKRQYVGGMLNPFDFVECFTFSMDNLNAIIKEIGFSGGEAMYYHFRIPCIDLDNGLCPLVTEHEHDVVKMLSYIPKYQCIDVYVEHGFTCIGRGSLIDEIDIEFAISETVSKGLKLCEDGSEDGSEDDG
- the LOC139840748 gene encoding uncharacterized protein; the encoded protein is MIHSYRLNGKKIWGAPVLSDVSIGWRKLLTIRDTIRPYVIYQVGDGNSVSAWHDNWSDYGPIEISHRDIHSCGLDHNCTVRELINKCDGKCPPEWLSRYPGLNNIQMPILVPRPDALKWRDWDGNLTDFSVCGVWNSIRDRSPKVPWFPVVWFTHCIPRHSFMLWLAMGENLKTQDKLRQWEMTHGDPLVCSLCEVEPDSHNHLFFSCPFSAKVWDVMRSHIEYDITGSCWKDFLVAILPTATRNSAKCIVAKLLFSAAIYFIWQERNCRFFRSGKRNHEKVVKVIMSTVRLKLLSIKWKDTDQAKHMKDKWKIP
- the LOC139844385 gene encoding 10 kDa chaperonin, mitochondrial-like yields the protein MAKRLIPCLNRVLVEKIVPPSKTTAGILLPEKSSKLNSGKVIAVGPGTRDKSGNTIPIGVKEGDTVLLPEYGGTEVKLGEKQYHLFRDEDILGTLHD